One region of Vespula vulgaris chromosome 9, iyVesVulg1.1, whole genome shotgun sequence genomic DNA includes:
- the LOC127066191 gene encoding uncharacterized protein LOC127066191 → MADHRPAPRSGRDIRLSTATMRALNSQRLRPRTSIIRSLARSYYFLFFILIFFLLHGVSSRSVSYDDIDKHEKITLEPSAQKIDQVRLNETSREKLSGSIDWHEQEKKLIEDEVKKTERNIERDETSIAKKRRRNDLTLPVKSVVQETGASFIDNAEGDVTKNEGIRRFDAEVESVDEIELPNDESSKVNADRNSGLAKGERSQKKAIKVDDVKNNGDIILDVPVEVETSNQSDEIAKVEPDNTLAIKEDVRNNLRSLITNEENVSKIDRDKESNPRTITDSIESKREQRYLEEARGKFKHKSSTVYLSAEEGSETPDSEEKSIVDSQIKKLISIRDDALGLVNDNVKNKKNVDEVKILNQVKLLGIDDVIVTEENIDEVRNQRSNLSDVKYQNDIRASSSSLNNIDNRLQRLKNQAVLLQEQIKNNTFVQYLKEHAIDVLPEIPKFNENQLLETLRNIVSSKKSTNLNESYSSQLNVTDLTENQINIIKCAEQLVEVKQRQSFVSNMYECIRGLSVWNCMRIFVWPIIVDNIPESVNQAFAANIPIEINLIDLFQGNRGKVDRSSSNVHQKRLLTPESVVLSMLKQALESRLEIDKPPYLIDSKNKTFQKLLTPGQLEILQLGEKLLPLELRREYTDKMFSCVRRFEYLSCLRYFAWPMMKQYFPTLPAFPDYQTWYPSITIIPEYPIVPFPGFSDEVGELPEVVDSDATRMRKPTPETVIIHVLRNTLKDYQRVESTPSLFEEPTNFYTTVIPPDQLITIQMAEQFIPLSHRPEFVQKTVRCIQEYNYLTCMKYSTWPTVKQFIPNLPDFSSFFPDIQIPSLSDFFASFPSISPTFSGLFGFIPSVPSVPSVPSVPSIPSIPSIPSIPSIPTQTIPMSPQIPQTIPTQVSTSNILYRKTDDLRLNLESKIIETLEQVRNSLRNVNEIPSQTVSGNVIILTTLTEKQFEILKLAENILPPTARATFLAKVLTCLQDRNDFINCTQYIIWPSIAYYSPNLPEFSQIETQISPDESSFLNSLTENKQILQNSTKYIQEDILGKSTGKIMSRTSAQTEPVLKTTSQQSNVPVISITGTRFVPIYTEHPESVILNILKKIQQSSPNVVNASSNETLKTQLFYDLLNVQQQLIVRITENLIPESTRSEFVDHMIKCVSEHNFILCSRDILWPTLIDYFPGVPSFPNFGIFSNVPNNGNSISPVSSHNLTENSSSAEASHLSETNVKTGQHGDATVTITDTRFVPIFTEHPEAIILNILETVKISTPNLPRIDSPTRKEDLLHYFTDRQYQIIQTAECLLPESERVAFIEKITTCIRRNTFLECTKEITWPTVHQFFPRLPNFPEFGFSQNIARTKLPSSLNISISDLESEENRADLVNEQTSLEHFQKKIEIILEEALNKDSRPRLEHSYLDTNNPIIQTVLTKQQSNIIRLMERALPDPVRPTYVMKMLECMRTNNFIACSQHVSWPTLQAYLPSLPNFPQFGDYFSQLPGISQVPGISGIPQLPGTLPLAEIPNLPQLPPNIPSLPGGIPQLPGLIPQLPEGTIIGRNTGLRKNKAVIGIIVDTVNDQSIIPGYPGQPSETLLDISSEKVDLSDKEQVESELPIKEVRKRRSVVDLFKSYPQTIEIERKHLDESESTFPNIDESEFLQLLIQISRLKNLTDDRYSSSEKKYFVDTLNTTIRDSLTADQYEILKKVEDLNAATSKRSFLSKVVQCITGLSFIRCMGIFVWPIISNNLPSLPSLPSFNPLGRSIETEVEQFFGMSSFEFEKELLARKESIENFLLESYKKLAQDKFQTNWGFLKIRGYGNGEVGISFAGFREGRGTKIKDNKNLPSILTIISDIMEEVLDQRPDSDKNKKDKDKRDRSLNDNFQDIDYQFLKYNDEDDKETKDRSINDDEIISMFLDKIKSNISDSIEGGSKNYLSLEDAYGAFEVLFGTRLNRKFMNKLESFKMDDLRSLRKKTTDEFDKTIDIVPLDSETNNSEYLSVIPLDARLNYDLEKESDDQTSRNRQDRTKNTLRSFVNEYSDSYLQETKVERSESNRLNESDIENSIKQDDKVLEKDIRTKLTLQLPHLNEDIVPKKITNKIMELGRSMKMKMMQMLPGIGFVVSFLIQTALAHARAAATMAGMLSNMALGSAMFAMIRQAFFGPSTHPKIKYVYDNDKTEPGVIWPPKGYYAPYYG, encoded by the exons ATGGCTGACCATAGACCGGCTCCGAGAAGTGGCCGAGACATTCGCCTCTCGACCGCGACCATGAGAGCACTCAACTCTCAACGCCTACGGCCAAGAACGAGCATCATCCGTAGTTTAGCACGGAgctactattttcttttcttcatcctaatctttttcctccttcacGGTGTTTCCTCGCGAAGTGTATCCTACGATGATATTGACAAGCACGAGAAGATTACTTTGGAACCGTCAGCGCAGAAGATCGATCAGGTAAGACTAAACGAAACGAGTCGAGAGAAACTTtcaggatcgatcgattggcACGAACAGGAGAAGAAATTGATCGAGGATGAAGTCAAAAAAACTGAAAGGAACATCGAGAGGGATGAGACTTCTATCGCGAAAAAGAGACGACGGAACGATTTAACGTTGCCTGTTAAGAGTGTAGTCCAAGAAACAGGAGCGAGTTTTATCGATAATGCCGAAGGTGATGTCACGAAGAACGAAGGCATTCGTAGATTTGATGCTGAGGTAGAATCGGTGGACGAGATCGAGCTACCGAACGATGAATCTTCAAAGGTCAATGCAGATCGGAATAGCGGACTGGCCAAGGGTGAACGCTCGCAGAAAAAGGCTATCAAGGTTGACGATGTCAAGAACAACGGCGATATTATTCTAGATGTTCCGGTAGAAGTAGAAACGTCAAATCAAAGCGATGAGATTGCCAAGGTAGAGCCTGACAATACTTTAGCGATAAAGGAAGACGTACGTAACAATCTTCGAAGTTTGATCACCAACGAGGAAAATGtttcgaaaatcgatcgagataaAGAATCGAATCCAAGAACAATAACCGATTCGATTGAATCGAAAAGAGAACAGAGATATTTGGAGGAAGCTCGAGGTAAGTTCAAGCACAAAAGCTCAACCGTTTATTTGAGTGCCGAGGAAGGTTCTGAAACTCCCGATAGCGAAGAGAAATCGATCGTTGATAgccaaattaaaaaattgatatccaTTCGCGACGATGCATTAGGCTTGGTAAACGATaacgtaaaaaataagaaaaatgttgacGAAGTTAAGATTCTTAATCAAGTAAAATTGCTTGGAATCGACGATGTGATCGTAACCGAGGAAAACATTGACGAAGTTAGAAATCAACGCAGTAACTTATCCGACGTCAAATATCAAAATGACATCCGggcctcttcttcctccttaaataatatcgataatcgtCTTCAAAGATTGAAGAATCAAGCGGTATTGCTtcaagaacaaataaaaaataataccttcgttcaatatttaaaagaacatGCGATCGACGTACTTCCAGAAATTccgaaatttaatgaaaatcaatTGTTGGAAACGCTGAGGAATATCGTCTCCTCGAAAAAATCGACGAACTTGAACGAATCCTATTCCAGTCAATTGAACGTGACAGATTTGACCGAGAATCagattaatataatcaaatgCGCAGAACAATTGGTCGAAGTAAAGCAAAGACAATCTTTCGTTAGCAACATGTACGAGTGTATTAGGGGACTCAGCGTATGGAATTGCATGAGGATCTTTGTATGGCCGATCATAGTCGATAACATTCCAGAATCGGTCAATCAAGCATTTGCTGCTAATATAcctatagaaataaatttgatcgatcTGTTTCAAGGTAATCGAGGAAAGGTCGATAGATCTTCTTCCAATGTCCatcaaaaaagattattaacacCGGAATCCGTAGTATTGTCGATGTTAAAACAAGCGTTAGAATCGCGTCTCGAGATAGACAAGCCACCATACTTGATCGACTCGAAGaataaaacttttcaaaaGTTACTCACACCTGGACAATTAGAGATCCTTCAATTAGGTGAAAAACTCTTACCTCTAGAATTACGTCGCGAGTATACTGACAAAATGTTCTCCTGCGTGCGAAGATTCGAATATCTCAGCTGTTTAAGATACTTCGCTTGGCCCATGATGAAACAATATTTCCCAACTCTACCAGCTTTTCCAGATTATCAAACTTGGTATCCAAGTATTACCATAATTCCTGAATATCCGATCGTTCCGTTTCCTGGTTTCTCCGACGAGGTCGGAGAACTTCCTGAGGTCGTCGATTCCGATGCCACCAGAATGAGGAAGCCTACACCGGAAACAGTGATCATACACGTTTTGCGGAATACTCTAAAGGATTATCAAAGAGTAGAATCAACACCGTCTCTTTTTGAGGAACCAACGAACTTCTACACGACTGTAATTCCTCCGGATCAATTAATAACCATACAAATGGCCGAACAATTTATTCCGCTCTCTCATCGACCAGAATTCGTGCAAAAAACTGTTCGATGTAtacaagaatataattatttaacttgTATGAAATATTCGACTTGGCCCACCGTTAAACAATTTATTCCAAATCTTCCtgatttctcttctttcttcccagACATCCAGATTCCCAGTTTGTCTGATTTTTTCGCATCTTTTCCAAGTATTTCACCAACCTTTTCGGGTCTTTTTGGATTTATACCAAGTGTACCAAGTGTACCAAGTGTACCAAGTGTACCAAGTATACCAAGTATACCAAGTATACCAAGTATACCAAGTATACCTACACAAACGATACCTATGTCACCACAAATTCCACAAACGATACCAACTCAAGTGTCTACTTCTAACATATTGTATAGAAAAACTGATGATCTTCGTTTGAATTTGGAATCTAAAATCATCGAAACGCTGGAACAAGTTCGAAACTCTTTAAGAAACGTAAACGAGATTCCTTCGCAAACCGTATCTGGAAACGTGATAATTTTAACGACTCTGACGGAAAAACAATTCGAAATTTTGAAATTGGCTGAAAATATTCTTCCGCCGACAGCTCGTGCCACATTTCTCGCAAAAGTTTTGACGTGTCTTCAAGatagaaatgattttataaattgtacGCAATACATAATTTGGCCATCGATAGCGTATTATTCACCAAATTTGCCAGAATTTTCGCAAATAGAAACGCAAATCTCGCCAGATGAGTCCTCGTTTTTAAACAGTCTAACGGAGAACAAACAAATTTTGCAGAACTCGACGAAATATATTCAAGAAGATATTCTAGGAAAGTCTACCGGAAAGATAATGTCTAGAACGTCTGCTCAAACTGAACCTGTTTTGAAGACAACTTCTCAACAAAGTAATGTTCCTGTAATTAGTATAACTGGTACAAGATTCGTGCCAATATATACGGAACATCCTGAGTCCGTCATACTCAACATCTTAAAAAAGATTCAACAATCGTCTCCGAACGTTGTTAACGCATCATCGAACGAAACTCTGAAAACGCaacttttttacgatttattaaacGTTCAACAACAATTAATCGTTAGAATTACAGAGAATTTGATTCCTGAATCAACCAGATCTGAGTTCGTAGATCACATGATCAAATGCGTTAGCGaacataattttatactttgcTCAAGAGACATTCTCTGGCCTACGTTGATTGATTACTTCCCAGGAGTTCCGAGTTTCCCAAATTTTGGTATATTTTCGAACGTGCCGAATAATGGAAATTCTATTTCTCCTGTTTCGTCTCACAATCTAACGGAAAATAGTTCGAGTGCGGAGGCTTCTCATCTTTCAGAGACAAATGTTAAAACCGGACAACATGGAGACGCAACAGTGACAATAACGGATACAAGATTTGTTCCGATCTTCACCGAACATCCCGAAGctataattttgaatatctTGGAAACAGTAAAGATCTCTACTCCTAATTTACCACGCATCGATTCTCCCACGAGAAAGGAagatttattacattatttcacGGATAGacaatatcaaataattcaaACAGCAGAGTGCCTTTTGCCCGAATCCGAGCGTGTTGCTTTCATCGAGAAAATAACCACTTGCATTCGAAGAAATACGTTCTTAGAATGCACCAAAGAGATTACATGGCCAACGGTTCATCAGTTTTTCCCTAGATTACCAAATTTCCCTGAATTTGGGTTTTCGCAAAATATAGCTAGAACGAAGTTACCTTCGTCattaaatataagtatttCAGATCTCGAATCGGAAGAGAATAGGGCAGATCTTGTTAACGAGCAAACTTCACTGGAACACTTtcagaagaaaatagaaatcattTTGGAAGAAGCATTAAATAAAGATTCGAGACCACGACTTGAACATTCCTACTTGGACACCAATAATCCAATAATACAAACTGTATTAACGAAACAACAAAGCAACATTATCAGACTTATGGAACGAGCATTACCAGATCCTGTAAGACCAACATACGTTATGAAAATGTTAGAGTGTATGCGTACTAACAATTTTATAGCCTGCAGTCAACACGTTAGCTGGCCTACCTTGCAAGCCTATCTCCCATCTTTACCAAATTTTCCTCAATTTGGCGACTACTTTTCTCAACTGCCTGGCATCAGTCAAGTACCAGGCATATCAGGAATTCCTCAACTACCCGGTACCTTACCATTGGCTGAAATACCTAACTTACCTCAACTTCCACCCAATATCCCTTCTCTTCCAGGTGGTATTCCACAGCTACCAGGTTTAATCCCTCAACTACCAGAAGGAACGA TCATCGGACGTAACACTGGACTCAGAAAAAACAAGGCAGTCATTGGTATCATCGTCGACACCGTCA ATGATCAAAGCATAATTCCTGGATATCCCGGTCAACCATCTGAAACCCTCTTAGATATCTCTTCGGAAAAAGTCGATTTGTCTGATAAGGAACAAGTGGAATCCGAGTTGCCGATTAAAGAAGTTAGAAAACGAAGGAGCGTTGTGGATCTTTTCAAATCTTATCCACAAACGATagaaattgaaaggaaacatTTGGACGAATCCGAATCAACATTTCCAAACATCGACGAGTCCGAATTTTTGCAATTACTGATCCAAATCTCGAGATTAAAGAATCTGACAGACGATCGATATTCGAgcagtgaaaaaaaatatttcgtagacACTTTGAATACTACTATAAGGGATTCCTTGACCGCCGATCAATACGAAATTCTTAAGAAAGTAGAAGATTTGAACGCAGCTACGTCGAAACGAAGTTTCCTGTCGAAAGTCGTTCAATGTATTACCGGTTTGAGTTTCATCAGGTGTATGGGTATATTCGTGTGGCCAATTATATCTAACAATTTACCATCTCTACCGTCTTTACCAAGTTTCAATCCACTCGGAAGGTCGATAGAGACAGAGGTTGAACAATTCTTTGGAATGTCCTCGTTCGAATTCGAGAAAGAATTATTAGCCAGGAAGGAATCGATCGAGAACTTTTTGTTagaatcttataaaaaattagcTCAAGATAAGTTCCAAACCAATTGGGGTTTCCTAAAAATCAGGGGCTACGGTAACGGCGAAGTTGGTATAAGTTTCGCAGGTTTTCGCGAAGGTCGGGGTACAAAAATAAAGGACAATAAGAATTTACCTAGCATTCTTACGATCATCAGTGATATCATGGAAGAAGTTTTAGATCAGAGACCAGACTCggataagaataagaaggataaagataaaagggaCAGGAGTTTAAACGATAATTTCCAGGACATAGATTATCAGTTTTTAAAGTATAACGATGAGGATGATAAGGaaacgaaagatcgatcgataaacgaCGATGAGATCATTAGCATGTtcctcgataaaataaaatcgaatatttcgGACAGTATAGAAGGTGGTTCGAAAAATTATCTCAGTTTGGAAGATGCTTATGGTGCTTTCGAAGTTCTCTTTGGTACTCGTTTGAATCGTAAGTTCATGAACAAACTCGAATCCTTCAAAATGGACGATCTAAGATCGTTGAGGAAAAAAACTACTGATGAATTTGACAAAACCATAGACATCGTACCACTCGACTCGGAAACGAATAATTCGGAATATTTGAGTGTTATTCCGTTGGACGCTAGATTAAATTATGATTTGGAAAAAGAATCGGACGATCAAACTTCGAGGAACAGACAAGATCGCACGAAGAACACGTTGAGATCGTTCGTGAATGAATATTCGGATTCTTACTTACAGGAGACAAAAGTAGAGAGATCCGAAAGTAATCGATTGAACGAATCTGATATCGAGAATAGTATAAAACAGGACGATAAAGTTTTGGAGAAAGATATCCGTACGAAATTGACGCTCCAGTTGCCCCATCTCAACGAGGATATTGTCCCTAAAAAGATCACCAATAAGATCATGGAATTGGGTCGAAgcatgaaaatgaaaatgatgcAGATGTTGCCTGGAATAGgtttcgtcgtttcttttttgatacAAACGGCGCTTGCTCATGCACGTGCAGCTGCCACTATGGCCGGGATGCTCAGCAATATGGCTCTAGGTTCGGCCATGTTTGCAATGATTCGTCAAGCATTCTTTGGACCGAGCACTCatcctaaaataaaatacgtctATGACAACGATAAGACAGAACCGGGTGTAATTTGGCCACCTAAAGGATATTACGCGCCTTATTACggctaa
- the LOC127066547 gene encoding uncharacterized protein LOC127066547 isoform X2 produces the protein MAKVFLGTTMGLPTFGHVERNRLETYEDLSDQSIDLNLFSNLTFQFSCENKPIGLYADVDYDCRIFHACDEDGKGFPMICPNNTVFDQRQRVCSDIVNDCEHAQEWYYINELPYSDELTDYNKVESIEDNIPTVVPLAAA, from the exons ATGGCCAAGG TTTTTTTAGGTACAACAATGGGTTTACCAACTTTTGGACATGTC GAACGCAATCGTTTAGAAACCTACGAAGATCTCTcggatcaatcgatcgatctaaatCTCTTCAGCAATTTgacttttcaattttcttgcGAGAACAAACCGATTGGTCTTTACGCTGATGTCGACTACGATTGTCGGATTTTTCACGCTTGCGACGAAGATGGAAAAGGCTTTCCAATGATTTGTCCGAATAATACGGTCTTCGATCAAAGACAACGAGTTTGCAGCGACATTGTAAACGACTGCGAACACGCTCAGGAATG gtacTACATCAACGAATTACCTTATTCCGATGAATTAACAGATTATAACAAAGTAGAATCGATCGAGGACAATATACCCACAGTTGTGCCACTTGCTGCTGCTTGA
- the LOC127066547 gene encoding uncharacterized protein LOC127066547 isoform X1, whose amino-acid sequence MAKGDLLILNITCFFLGTTMGLPTFGHVERNRLETYEDLSDQSIDLNLFSNLTFQFSCENKPIGLYADVDYDCRIFHACDEDGKGFPMICPNNTVFDQRQRVCSDIVNDCEHAQEWYYINELPYSDELTDYNKVESIEDNIPTVVPLAAA is encoded by the exons ATGGCCAAGGGTGATCTTTTAATACTGAATATTACATGTT TTTTTTTAGGTACAACAATGGGTTTACCAACTTTTGGACATGTC GAACGCAATCGTTTAGAAACCTACGAAGATCTCTcggatcaatcgatcgatctaaatCTCTTCAGCAATTTgacttttcaattttcttgcGAGAACAAACCGATTGGTCTTTACGCTGATGTCGACTACGATTGTCGGATTTTTCACGCTTGCGACGAAGATGGAAAAGGCTTTCCAATGATTTGTCCGAATAATACGGTCTTCGATCAAAGACAACGAGTTTGCAGCGACATTGTAAACGACTGCGAACACGCTCAGGAATG gtacTACATCAACGAATTACCTTATTCCGATGAATTAACAGATTATAACAAAGTAGAATCGATCGAGGACAATATACCCACAGTTGTGCCACTTGCTGCTGCTTGA